The Colletotrichum destructivum chromosome 8, complete sequence genome includes the window CTTTCCTGGGGTTGGGCATCCTCATCCTGCGATTTCGCGGGCCGCCCAGGACcgttgccgaggacgacgcctCAACCTACGGTCGGGAATCCCGGCCGCTGACCTGGGCCGAAATGACAGGAAAGCGGTTCAGTCCCTTCCTGTCCGTCTTCTGCGCCCTTGTATACATGTGCGGGGGCCTCTACCCGGTCATCACCAACTGGGTGCCCCCAGGGACGCTGTCTTCCACAGTCGAGCCGTGGTACTTGGTCCCCACCGTTTCATGggtcatcatcggcatcggcatcgcctGGTTCTACGGTTTCGTCCTTGTCGCACGCTACATCGAGAGGAAAGATCACAGTGTCTTCGtggtggagaagaagccggagTTCGAGCCGGCTGAGACCAGCGGTCGAAGCTCCGAGgccagcggcgccggcaccgaccTCATCCAGGTGCACGAGACGGTCTATCTGAGCTGGGTCGGCAAGGAGGCGTTAcgctcgaggcggccggtGTTTGACGACCCCAAACAGGCCGACGGGAATGTGAGAGAGGTTCCCCTGTCTCCTTACGCGGGCACCGACTTTGCTGCCTTCATGTCGAACCAAGTAACACCAGAAAGGGGCGGCTACCGGTAGTGATGTAAACGTGTCTGGACAATGGGGGACgagaggggaagggatgGGTTTCACAGAAACCATGAATATGTTATACTCGTTTTATTAGTCGTGCATGCTGTGGTATCTAGGCTAGCAGTCAAAACATGCTTCTCTCATATCATGGATCTTATCTTGTGTCATCATTAAATCGCCACGTAAGCAAAAACCAGAATCATGGCTCCTGCTCGACAATGTTATTCAGTCGCGGCTGAAGTTTTGCCAGTGCGGAACGGTCCTGTCCGTCGGGATATGCGCGGAAAACCTCCCCACGCATCAGCCTGCGCGGTGCTCGTCTCCCGGTGAAAAGCTCGAACTGAGCGAAGCCCTGTTCGGGCAGCAGATCCAAGCCGTCCATGGTTACCCAGCCTAAATGCGACACCTGCCGTGCTTGGTTCAGGATTGGTGTGTCGAGCGTCTTGTAGCCCAACTCGACGAGGCAGCCCCCGGTTGGACTGCTGAGCCATGCCTGGGGCGCCATGAAGTTGGGTGCCGGGACGTCGCCGATGCTGTGCGTTGGGATACAGGATACGATCATGGTCGGTGGCCTAAAATCCTCGGGCCATGGCTCATCCAGTGATCTGATGATGTGAAATCGCGTCTCCACGTCCGAGGTCGCGCTCAAGAGCGGCAGGTCGCGCCGCTTCAGGAGGCGCGTAAAGTGGCTGaccatcttctcggcgttTGCTACCGTCCGGTTGAAGACGACAATGTTCTTGACGCCAAGCTGCAGCATGCTGTACGTCGCGGCGCGAgccatgccgccggcgccgatgatgaggccgCAGCTCGTCGTTCGGACGGCGTTCGCAGGGGAGAGTCCTCTTCTGATACAGGCCCGGATACCGATCCAGTCCGTGTTCTCCCCGTAGAGCGCCCTCACTGGCCCAGCACGATTTCTGCAGTTGAAAAGCTTCTCGTCTTCCGGGATGGTCCCGTCGGGATTCAACCGGCGAACGGGAACAAGTGTGTTGACGGCGCCAATGGCTTGGGCATGGCGACTGAGAGAATGAGTGAGCGTGATGATTTCCACCTTGAAGGGCAGGCCGACACTGGCGCCAGCGAAATAGGGATCCTCTATGAGCTCTTGAAGGCCGTTGAGTGACGGGGTCGAGAATGGCCGGTAGAGATGCGGGATGCCACAGGCCTTGAGAGCGGCGTTGTGCATGGCCGGCGACAGACTATACGACACGTGGGCACCGACGACGTAGATCTTCATTGGGTCGAAGAGGAAGGAGTTGTAGAGCGCCTGCGTAGCTTGAACGGCCGTCAGGCACGGCTGGTTGGGGTTGTACGTCGATGCCATGGGCTCCGGCACTACGCTGGTCAGAACGTGGTTCATGGCGGCCGAGTGCCGCCCGCGCGGGCCCGAGTTGTATGCGATGAGGGGGATCCTGTGCCCGGGCGaagcgtcgacgagggccttGAGGTGGTTGATGTCGAAGTTGTCCTTGATCGAGGTCACAGGCTTGATGAGGCGGACAATGTCGCAGCCCAAGCGCCGAGCGCGGTGATAATGCGACATCCAGAAGGGGTCTCCCCAGGAAGGGGAGTCGGCAGCGGGCGTCAAATGACCGATGATCTTGGAGCGCCTCTTCATCGAGATTATGTGCAACAGCTGATAGTCATTGAGACGAAGGTCAACGGTCAGGTACTCGGGCGAGAGTCGCAAACCGTGCAGGATGTAGTCCATGTAGACGGACTCTGAAGACTCCGGGAGGACGACGTGGTACATTAGAGGGATGACGGTGCTCCTCCGTATTGACCCGATCATTCTCGCAATGTCTGCCGCTCTCTCGGACTCGAGGGATGTTGCGCCGGCaatgccgtcgacgacgatctcgatggcgtcggcgccggtctccagctcctcgacggcaagctcgttATCGAGCAAACTAGAGAGGGAAACGGAGATGGCGTAGGTGAAGCGTCGGTCTTCGGTGGGTATGGAGGCCAGCGGGAAGGCCGACTCGATAAAAGGGATGGAGCCCTTGGGCATGATGAGGCTGAGGAACTTCAGGAAGTGCCTCTCGGCGCGCTTCAGGGTCAGATACGGGGCGGGCGGCTTCTGGCCTCCAGCCTGGGCCTCGATCCTGGCGGCGTCCGTTTCTACCCAAGGATCTGCAGTCTCGGAGACGTTGAAGAACTCGAGGTTGCTGCAGGTGCGGAAGATGGTGCTGCTCGCGGCCAGCAGATTCCTCGCtttctcttcgtcttcgatcTTGAGGTGTTCCTGGATGGCCTTGACGTCTCGTACGATGTGAATGACGGGATGGGTGCGACAGAAGTCTCTCAAGAGAGTCTGGACGCCGCGTTCCATCCAGCTGC containing:
- a CDS encoding Putative 3-dehydroquinate dehydratase type I, shikimate dehydrogenase substrate binding protein; translated protein: MATAGVKRSYMATAMNDDEDRHNQNHHNHHLENPAKLVRLDARNVHSASPSRPQSPRTSSSSRYSIAACSRPGTPVTRPATPISHLPGEVPPFPADASIVLAGIRGAGKSTLAIIASTAMERRAVDCEKAFQQVTGLSSFAYKRAHGSVECHRRQADVLRDLLEQSSRNTLIVCSWMERGVQTLLRDFCRTHPVIHIVRDVKAIQEHLKIEDEEKARNLLAASSTIFRTCSNLEFFNVSETADPWVETDAARIEAQAGGQKPPAPYLTLKRAERHFLKFLSLIMPKGSIPFIESAFPLASIPTEDRRFTYAISVSLSSLLDNELAVEELETGADAIEIVVDGIAGATSLESERAADIARMIGSIRRSTVIPLMYHVVLPESSESVYMDYILHGLRLSPEYLTVDLRLNDYQLLHIISMKRRSKIIGHLTPAADSPSWGDPFWMSHYHRARRLGCDIVRLIKPVTSIKDNFDINHLKALVDASPGHRIPLIAYNSGPRGRHSAAMNHVLTSVVPEPMASTYNPNQPCLTAVQATQALYNSFLFDPMKIYVVGAHVSYSLSPAMHNAALKACGIPHLYRPFSTPSLNGLQELIEDPYFAGASVGLPFKVEIITLTHSLSRHAQAIGAVNTLVPVRRLNPDGTIPEDEKLFNCRNRAGPVRALYGENTDWIGIRACIRRGLSPANAVRTTSCGLIIGAGGMARAATYSMLQLGVKNIVVFNRTVANAEKMVSHFTRLLKRRDLPLLSATSDVETRFHIIRSLDEPWPEDFRPPTMIVSCIPTHSIGDVPAPNFMAPQAWLSSPTGGCLVELGYKTLDTPILNQARQVSHLGWVTMDGLDLLPEQGFAQFELFTGRRAPRRLMRGEVFRAYPDGQDRSALAKLQPRLNNIVEQEP